A genomic stretch from Achromobacter spanius includes:
- a CDS encoding PepSY domain-containing protein has protein sequence MSATSTRQAASKPARRAGPPLSSRLKRWLYLIHRWAGIVLCLFFAMWFISGVVMMYVGYPKLTPQERLTHLAPLDAAAIAITPAQALAAAGSRDTSGLSLAATRAGAPVYLVPGAPRTAPKVVDAASGALLPPADAAVAKATALAWFGGQYAARHQETVDEDVYTHSGSLDVHRPLHRVDMDDPARTRLYVSSATGAVVLDATRNERAWNYAGAWIHWLYPLRGNALDRWWHDVVVWLSVAGVVLALTGTVVGLLRWRFSRPYATGSRSPYRESMMRWHHISGLLFAAITITWIFSGLMSMNPWKLFTSTAAPLAYSAYAGPPADAPLAAPRELIAALPSAPRELVWTRAAGKDVALARTTVGAPRVLSAIDATPSTFAESDLREAATRLLPGAKVREVQVLTHYDFYYYARDAHAMLGHVEKPLPIWRVVYDNPQATWVYLDPATSQIVGQQDRSNRVSRWLFSFLHSWDWTGLLSRRPLWDVLLIVLSLGGAALTLTGVVVGWRRLGKKLGG, from the coding sequence ATGAGCGCCACGTCCACACGCCAAGCCGCAAGTAAGCCCGCCCGCCGCGCCGGGCCGCCGCTGTCCTCGCGCCTCAAGCGATGGCTCTACCTGATCCATCGCTGGGCCGGCATCGTGCTGTGCCTGTTCTTCGCCATGTGGTTTATTTCCGGTGTGGTGATGATGTACGTGGGCTACCCCAAGCTGACGCCGCAGGAACGGCTGACGCACCTGGCGCCGCTGGATGCCGCCGCCATCGCCATCACCCCCGCCCAGGCGCTGGCGGCGGCGGGCTCCCGCGACACAAGCGGCTTGAGCCTGGCCGCCACGCGGGCCGGCGCGCCGGTCTATCTGGTGCCTGGCGCCCCGCGCACGGCGCCCAAGGTGGTGGACGCCGCCAGCGGCGCGCTGCTGCCACCCGCCGACGCGGCCGTGGCCAAAGCAACCGCGCTGGCGTGGTTTGGCGGCCAATACGCCGCGCGTCATCAGGAGACGGTGGATGAAGACGTCTACACCCACTCCGGGTCACTGGATGTGCACCGGCCGCTGCACCGCGTCGACATGGACGACCCGGCGCGTACGCGGCTGTACGTATCGTCGGCCACCGGCGCGGTGGTGCTGGACGCCACGCGCAACGAACGCGCCTGGAACTACGCGGGCGCGTGGATCCATTGGCTGTATCCGTTGCGCGGCAATGCGCTGGATCGCTGGTGGCACGACGTGGTGGTGTGGCTGTCGGTGGCCGGCGTGGTGCTGGCGCTGACGGGCACCGTCGTGGGCCTCCTGCGCTGGCGCTTTTCGCGCCCCTACGCCACGGGCAGCCGTTCGCCCTACCGCGAAAGCATGATGCGATGGCATCACATCAGCGGCCTGCTGTTTGCCGCCATCACCATTACCTGGATCTTCAGCGGCCTGATGTCGATGAACCCGTGGAAGCTCTTCACCAGCACAGCGGCGCCGCTGGCATACAGTGCCTACGCTGGTCCCCCGGCCGACGCGCCGCTGGCCGCGCCGCGCGAACTGATCGCCGCCCTGCCCAGCGCCCCGCGCGAATTGGTGTGGACCCGCGCGGCCGGCAAGGACGTGGCGTTGGCGCGCACTACCGTGGGCGCGCCGCGCGTGCTGTCGGCCATCGACGCCACACCCTCTACGTTCGCCGAAAGCGACTTGCGCGAGGCCGCTACGCGCCTGCTGCCGGGCGCCAAGGTACGCGAGGTCCAGGTGCTGACTCATTACGACTTCTATTACTACGCACGCGACGCGCACGCCATGCTGGGCCATGTGGAAAAGCCGCTGCCCATCTGGCGCGTGGTCTACGACAACCCGCAAGCCACCTGGGTCTATCTGGATCCGGCCACCAGCCAGATCGTGGGCCAGCAAGACCGCAGCAATCGCGTCAGCCGCTGGCTGTTCTCGTTTCTGCACAGTTGGGACTGGACCGGCCTGTTGTCACGCCGGCCCTTATGGGATGTCTTGCTGATCGTCCTGAGCCTGGGCGGCGCCGCGTTGACCCTGACCGGGGTTGTAGTTGGGTGGCGTCGGCTGGGCAAGAAGCTGGGAGGATGA
- a CDS encoding phosphatase PAP2 family protein, which produces MNALDALNHALFLSINADPATAAWQIQAALLLANRLILFVPGALVAMWLWGGQAQRSLALKVLASIGAALFISYLCGALWPQPRPFVLGLGHAFFPHKATSSFPSNHTIIIATFAFALIFDRRWAGWGWAALLAAVVVGTSRVYLGVHFPLDIAGGLILAPVAAAATAAVWNRVGAPLTLAAQAIYRKLLAMPIARGWIRA; this is translated from the coding sequence ATGAATGCTCTGGATGCTTTGAACCATGCCCTGTTTCTGTCGATCAACGCCGACCCGGCCACCGCCGCCTGGCAGATCCAGGCCGCCTTGCTGCTGGCCAACCGATTGATCCTGTTCGTACCGGGCGCGCTGGTGGCGATGTGGCTGTGGGGCGGGCAGGCGCAACGCAGCCTGGCCCTGAAAGTGCTGGCCAGCATTGGCGCGGCGTTGTTCATCAGCTACCTGTGCGGCGCGCTGTGGCCGCAGCCGCGTCCCTTTGTGCTGGGCCTGGGCCACGCCTTTTTCCCGCACAAGGCCACCTCGTCATTCCCCAGCAACCACACCATCATCATCGCCACGTTTGCGTTCGCGCTGATCTTCGACCGGCGCTGGGCGGGCTGGGGTTGGGCAGCGCTGCTGGCCGCCGTGGTCGTGGGCACGTCACGCGTATACCTGGGCGTGCACTTTCCCCTGGACATCGCAGGCGGCCTGATCCTGGCGCCCGTCGCGGCAGCAGCCACCGCGGCGGTGTGGAACCGCGTTGGCGCGCCGCTGACGCTGGCCGCGCAAGCCATCTACCGCAAGCTGCTGGCCATGCCGATTGCGCGCGGCTGGATCCGCGCGTAG
- a CDS encoding Bug family tripartite tricarboxylate transporter substrate binding protein encodes MSKQITRARALAFACLFSLPLAGGMAVAQTYPTKPISLVVPFPAGGTTDVLARALGQELSKSLGQPVVVENKPGAGSTLGADYVAKAAPDGYTLLMGAVHHTIATSVYKSLHYDFQKDFAPVTTVALVPNVLVVNPKLDATTVQGLLKLAQAAPGKLTFGSNGMGTGQHLIGAQFEQEGHVKLLHVPYKGSGPLTTDLLGGQIDMSFDTITPVLAHIQSGKLRALAVTTNKRSEALPNVPTMEEAGLKPFNMGTWFGVLAPAAVPKDVVTRLNAEMVKIIKSPDFSRRMAEIGAVPIGDTPAQMRARIGTDTANYAKLVKDANVAIN; translated from the coding sequence ATGTCCAAGCAAATTACCCGCGCGCGCGCGTTGGCGTTCGCGTGCCTGTTCAGCCTGCCGCTGGCAGGCGGCATGGCTGTTGCACAGACGTATCCCACCAAGCCGATCAGCCTGGTGGTGCCGTTTCCGGCGGGGGGCACCACCGACGTGTTGGCGCGCGCGCTGGGCCAGGAGCTAAGCAAAAGCCTGGGCCAGCCGGTGGTGGTGGAAAACAAGCCCGGCGCGGGCTCGACCCTGGGCGCGGATTACGTGGCCAAGGCCGCGCCCGACGGCTACACCTTGCTGATGGGCGCGGTGCATCACACCATTGCCACCAGCGTCTACAAGAGCCTGCATTACGACTTCCAAAAGGACTTCGCGCCGGTCACCACGGTGGCGCTGGTGCCCAATGTGTTGGTCGTCAACCCCAAGCTGGACGCGACCACCGTGCAAGGTTTGTTGAAACTGGCGCAGGCCGCGCCCGGCAAGCTGACCTTCGGGTCCAACGGCATGGGCACCGGGCAGCATTTGATTGGCGCGCAGTTTGAGCAAGAAGGCCACGTCAAGCTGCTGCATGTGCCGTACAAGGGCAGCGGGCCGCTGACGACGGACCTGCTGGGCGGGCAGATCGATATGTCGTTCGACACCATCACGCCCGTGCTGGCGCACATACAAAGCGGCAAGCTGCGGGCGCTGGCGGTTACCACCAATAAGCGTTCAGAGGCGCTGCCCAACGTGCCGACGATGGAAGAGGCCGGCCTGAAGCCCTTCAACATGGGCACCTGGTTCGGCGTGCTGGCGCCGGCCGCCGTGCCCAAGGACGTGGTGACTCGGCTGAATGCCGAGATGGTGAAGATCATCAAGTCGCCCGATTTCTCGCGCCGCATGGCCGAGATTGGCGCGGTGCCTATCGGCGATACGCCGGCGCAGATGCGCGCCCGCATCGGCACGGACACCGCGAATTACGCCAAGCTGGTGAAGGACGCGAACGTGGCGATCAACTGA